The sequence below is a genomic window from Chryseobacterium foetidum.
ATTCCATCATTAAAATGAGAAAAAAATTGTATATTTTGATTATTATTTAATGATGCTTGAAAAATTAAATTGTTGAACGAAGTACGCACATTTATTGATAGTAAGGAATTTACAATAACAGGTTTTATCCAAAAATGATCAAAAAACATGTTAAAAAAACTCACATTTTTCTGTCTGCTCTGGTTTCAAATATTTCAGTCGCAGGACAAATACAATAATGCAGAGCTAAAGATTGATTATCAGATGATCATTTCAGATCATCAGGGCAATAATAATGGAGATGACATGCGACATGTATATGATTTCACCCTTTTATGTAATTCACTAAAATCAATTTATGCAAATAGTGGATTGCAAAATTATTATGAATTTATCCGAAAAAGCAGAGGAAACAGGCATATACCAGGTTTAGATAAAAGTATGTATCCAAAATCAAAAAGCAGCGTATATAAAAATGGCGAAAGTGTGGTTGTAACTTTGCCGGTTGGGAATCAACTATACACGTTTACTGAGCCTAAACTGAAATGGGAAACAATTTCAAATGAGAAGAAGGAAATTTTAGGAAATCAGTGTTTAAAAGCAAAGGCAATTACAGATACAGGCAAATTATATTATGCGTGGTATTGTCCCACAATTCCGATACCTGAAGGACCATTTCGTTTTAAAGGACTTTCGGGATTAATTTTAGAAGTGCACAACGAAGACAAAAGTCTTATCATCAAGGCAACTAAAATTGAAAAATCAAAAGATATTATTGAGTCTATTGCCTACGTTAATACAGTAAATTTAAAGGAAAAAGCTGATTTTATTAAGAAAAGATCAGAATATATTGACAATCCTAATGCCGATCAGTTTTCGTCACCGTACAAAGCCTACACCCTTGACGGCAAGGAAATAAAAGTGGATAAAAGAAAATCGCTAAAAATAAATGAAAGTATTCTTTTAGATTAAATTAATTTTCAGGAATAATAATGATCCCTTTTTTTGCAGAAAGTGGATTTTTTGCATTTCAAAATAAATCTGTAGCAGTACCAACTAATACAATTTTTAATTTTATTTTAAACAATTTCACAAAATATATTATGACAAGTATCATTTTTTGGTCTGATTGAAGTCTGCTAATTTTGAACGCTTCAAACTAAACTATACAAACTATGATCAGAAAACTGATTACAATCTCTGCTGTCTCTG
It includes:
- a CDS encoding GLPGLI family protein → MLKKLTFFCLLWFQIFQSQDKYNNAELKIDYQMIISDHQGNNNGDDMRHVYDFTLLCNSLKSIYANSGLQNYYEFIRKSRGNRHIPGLDKSMYPKSKSSVYKNGESVVVTLPVGNQLYTFTEPKLKWETISNEKKEILGNQCLKAKAITDTGKLYYAWYCPTIPIPEGPFRFKGLSGLILEVHNEDKSLIIKATKIEKSKDIIESIAYVNTVNLKEKADFIKKRSEYIDNPNADQFSSPYKAYTLDGKEIKVDKRKSLKINESILLD